One Sporolituus thermophilus DSM 23256 genomic region harbors:
- a CDS encoding thioesterase family protein, whose protein sequence is MAQTLTVGLKGEATIKVTPDNTAERFGNAGAAVFATPMLVALMEQAAIAAVANCLAPGEGTVGTRVDMHHLAATPVGMTVRATAELVEVAGKRLVFTVAAYDDREKVGEGRHERYIIRTASFLEKVAAKAGSGI, encoded by the coding sequence GTGGCGCAGACGCTAACAGTAGGTCTAAAAGGGGAAGCGACAATTAAAGTGACGCCAGACAACACAGCCGAACGGTTCGGTAACGCCGGCGCCGCCGTGTTTGCCACGCCGATGCTGGTAGCTCTTATGGAACAGGCGGCGATTGCCGCCGTTGCCAATTGTTTAGCGCCGGGGGAAGGTACGGTAGGCACCAGGGTGGATATGCACCATTTGGCGGCAACGCCGGTCGGCATGACCGTACGGGCTACGGCTGAACTGGTGGAAGTAGCCGGTAAACGGTTGGTCTTCACCGTAGCGGCCTATGACGACCGGGAAAAGGTCGGCGAGGGGCGGCACGAGCGCTATATTATTAGAACAGCTTCGTTTCTGGAAAAAGTTGCTGCCAAAGCAGGCAGCGGTATTTAG
- a CDS encoding threonine/serine exporter family protein — protein MVIKLAAVFLMGTAVGVLYRIPRHLLLYGSFTGAVVWLVYYVAIISGANVIFGAFVGSVAVGFLSEFLARLMKKPATIFAIPGFLPLVPGREAYTAMRYMVEGQYGQGVATAMHTMLTGGAIAFGIFLSATVYRLVINYRVANANAIDKG, from the coding sequence ATGGTGATAAAACTTGCCGCTGTTTTTCTAATGGGTACGGCGGTAGGGGTGCTGTACCGCATCCCGCGCCACTTGCTGTTATATGGCAGCTTTACCGGCGCCGTCGTCTGGCTGGTCTACTACGTCGCCATAATCAGCGGGGCGAATGTTATTTTTGGCGCTTTTGTCGGCAGTGTCGCTGTCGGCTTTTTATCCGAATTTTTGGCCCGGCTCATGAAAAAGCCGGCCACCATTTTTGCCATTCCCGGCTTTTTGCCGCTGGTGCCGGGCCGGGAGGCCTATACGGCGATGCGTTACATGGTGGAAGGCCAGTACGGACAGGGAGTAGCGACGGCCATGCACACCATGCTGACCGGCGGCGCTATTGCTTTTGGGATTTTCCTTAGTGCGACCGTGTACCGGCTGGTGATAAATTATAGGGTGGCGAACGCGAATGCTATTGACAAAGGTTAA
- the ftsH gene encoding ATP-dependent zinc metalloprotease FtsH: MNKFFRNVSFYLLIIIIAISIIDYYSSRTTNKQEISYTQFLRQVEEKKVERVTIVENTIRGKLKDGQEFTTIAPNDPTLINTLRETGVDIKAEQPPQPPWWTTIFSSILPMLLLIGVWFFIMQQTQGGGNRVMSFGKSRAKLHTEDKIKVTFKDVAGADEAKQELEEVVEFLKHPKKFNDLGARIPKGVLLFGPPGTGKTLLARAVAGEAGVPFFSISGSDFVEMFVGVGASRVRDLFEQAKKNAPCIVFIDEIDAVGRQRGAGLGGGHDEREQTLNQLLVEMDGFGVNEGIIIIAATNRPDILDPALLRPGRFDRQIVVDRPDVKGRLEILKVHTRGKPLGKEVNLEILARRTPGFTGADLSNLVNEAALLAARRGKKRIEMPELEEAIERVVAGPERKSRVISDKEKKLTAYHEAGHALVGMLLTHTDPVHKVSIIPRGRAGGYTLMLPKEDRYYATKSELLDQLKTLLGGRVAEALVLGEISTGAQNDLERATELVRKMVTEYGMSEVLGPITFGRRQEQVFLGRDIARDRNYSEEVAYAIDKEVRRIIEDAYAKTEEMLKSNMDKLHLIAEALLERETLEGEELEQLLKEGKITENPSDEKESDTAPQNAQTGPDDGTGPKIVYISRRDGDWPWRRR; encoded by the coding sequence TTGAATAAATTTTTTCGCAACGTTAGTTTCTATTTGTTGATTATCATCATCGCCATCTCGATAATTGACTATTACTCGTCGCGCACCACTAACAAGCAGGAAATAAGCTACACCCAGTTTCTGCGCCAGGTAGAAGAGAAAAAGGTGGAGCGCGTAACCATCGTGGAAAACACCATCCGCGGGAAGCTCAAGGACGGACAAGAGTTTACGACCATTGCTCCCAACGACCCGACCCTGATTAACACCTTGCGGGAAACGGGAGTGGATATAAAGGCCGAACAACCGCCCCAACCGCCCTGGTGGACGACGATATTCTCATCCATCCTCCCCATGCTGCTGCTTATAGGCGTCTGGTTTTTCATCATGCAGCAGACCCAGGGGGGCGGCAACCGGGTGATGTCGTTCGGTAAGAGCAGGGCCAAACTGCACACCGAAGACAAGATCAAGGTCACGTTCAAGGATGTAGCCGGGGCTGATGAAGCCAAGCAGGAGCTTGAGGAAGTTGTCGAGTTCCTCAAGCATCCTAAGAAGTTCAATGATTTAGGCGCCCGCATTCCCAAAGGCGTGCTGCTCTTCGGTCCGCCGGGTACCGGCAAGACGCTGCTGGCCCGGGCGGTAGCCGGGGAAGCGGGAGTGCCGTTTTTCAGCATCAGCGGCTCCGATTTCGTGGAAATGTTTGTCGGCGTCGGCGCGTCGCGCGTCCGCGACCTTTTTGAACAGGCGAAGAAGAACGCTCCCTGCATCGTTTTCATCGACGAGATTGATGCTGTCGGCCGTCAACGTGGCGCCGGCCTGGGCGGCGGTCACGATGAGCGCGAACAGACCCTCAACCAGCTGCTGGTTGAGATGGATGGCTTTGGCGTCAATGAGGGGATTATTATCATCGCCGCCACCAACCGCCCGGACATCCTGGACCCGGCGCTGCTGCGCCCCGGGCGGTTTGACCGCCAGATTGTCGTTGACCGGCCGGATGTCAAAGGCCGGCTCGAGATCTTGAAAGTACATACCCGCGGTAAGCCGTTGGGCAAAGAAGTTAATCTCGAGATCCTGGCCCGCCGCACGCCCGGATTTACCGGCGCCGACCTGAGCAATCTGGTCAATGAAGCGGCGCTGCTCGCCGCCCGCCGCGGCAAGAAGCGCATCGAAATGCCCGAACTGGAAGAAGCGATTGAGCGGGTGGTAGCGGGACCGGAGCGCAAGAGCCGGGTTATCAGTGACAAGGAAAAGAAGCTAACGGCATATCATGAAGCGGGTCATGCCTTGGTCGGCATGCTGCTGACCCATACCGACCCGGTGCATAAGGTGTCTATTATCCCCCGCGGCCGCGCCGGCGGCTACACGCTAATGCTGCCTAAGGAAGACCGCTACTATGCCACCAAGTCGGAACTATTAGACCAGCTTAAAACACTGCTTGGCGGCCGGGTGGCCGAAGCCCTTGTGCTCGGCGAAATCAGCACCGGCGCTCAGAACGATTTGGAACGGGCCACCGAACTGGTGCGGAAGATGGTTACCGAATACGGCATGAGCGAAGTGCTCGGTCCCATTACCTTCGGCCGGCGCCAGGAACAGGTCTTCCTGGGCCGCGATATTGCCCGCGACCGCAACTATAGCGAAGAAGTGGCCTACGCTATTGACAAGGAAGTACGCCGCATTATTGAAGACGCTTATGCCAAGACAGAAGAAATGTTGAAAAGCAATATGGATAAGCTCCACCTCATTGCTGAAGCGCTGCTTGAACGGGAAACGCTCGAAGGTGAAGAATTGGAGCAACTCCTCAAAGAAGGGAAAATTACTGAAAATCCGTCTGACGAAAAAGAGTCGGACACGGCTCCGCAAAACGCCCAGACCGGGCCGGATGACGGGACAGGGCCGAAGATTGTCTACATTTCTCGACGGGATGGTGATTGGCCGTGGCGCAGACGCTAA
- a CDS encoding threonine/serine exporter family protein: protein MNGISLEKIVALVILAGEVMLKNGAETSRVEQTMVHMARACGAAKVESFAIPTGVFVTVTDGAGNSLTTMRRVYNRTINLDRIAKVNELSRRLADHRLDYEAAQSLLQHIAKERSGFSLGPSVIASGVVGAGFAVLQDAGPGEAGFAFLAAALVRYIAHIVSRLHGVRFTFEFLGAMAAALTGVMVNWLWPQISRDIVIVGGIIPLVPGVAITNAISDVIAGDLLSGLSRGLEAALTSVAVAMGVVIVLAISV from the coding sequence GTGAACGGTATCTCTTTGGAGAAAATTGTCGCCCTGGTGATACTGGCCGGCGAAGTCATGCTGAAAAACGGCGCCGAAACAAGCCGGGTGGAGCAGACGATGGTTCACATGGCCCGCGCATGCGGGGCCGCCAAAGTAGAAAGTTTTGCCATTCCAACCGGCGTGTTTGTCACCGTGACCGACGGCGCCGGCAATTCCCTAACGACGATGCGGCGCGTCTATAACCGCACGATCAACCTGGACCGCATCGCCAAGGTCAATGAACTGTCACGGCGGCTGGCTGACCACCGGCTGGACTACGAGGCGGCCCAAAGCCTGCTACAGCACATCGCCAAGGAACGGAGCGGCTTTTCCCTCGGACCTTCGGTAATCGCTTCCGGCGTAGTCGGCGCTGGGTTTGCCGTTCTCCAGGACGCCGGTCCGGGCGAAGCCGGCTTTGCTTTCCTGGCGGCCGCCTTGGTGAGGTATATCGCCCACATTGTATCGCGGCTGCACGGCGTGCGTTTCACTTTCGAGTTCCTTGGCGCAATGGCGGCGGCGCTTACCGGCGTGATGGTCAATTGGCTGTGGCCCCAGATCAGCCGGGATATTGTTATTGTCGGCGGCATCATCCCCCTTGTGCCGGGTGTGGCAATTACCAACGCCATTAGCGACGTTATCGCCGGCGATCTGCTAAGCGGCTTGTCGCGCGGACTGGAGGCGGCCCTGACGTCGGTAGCGGTGGCGATGGGCGTGGTTATCGTTCTCGCGATATCGGTATAG
- the hpt gene encoding hypoxanthine phosphoribosyltransferase, translated as MLEDIQEVLLSSEQLSARIREMGRQISADYAGKEILMIGVLRGAVIFMADLARAIDVPVALDFMAVSSYGASTTSSGVVRILKDLDEDVEGKHLLIVEDIIDSGLTLNYLLDNLRSRKPASIKICTLLNKPERRKVDVQVDYNGFTIPDHFVVGYGLDYAEKYRNLPFIGILKPEAYKN; from the coding sequence GTGTTAGAGGACATTCAGGAAGTTTTACTTTCGTCTGAGCAATTGAGCGCCCGTATCCGGGAAATGGGCCGCCAAATCAGCGCCGACTATGCCGGCAAAGAAATTTTAATGATCGGCGTACTGCGGGGCGCCGTTATTTTCATGGCCGACCTGGCCCGTGCGATTGATGTGCCGGTCGCGCTCGATTTTATGGCCGTTTCCAGTTATGGCGCATCCACTACTTCCAGCGGCGTGGTCCGGATCCTTAAAGACCTGGACGAAGACGTGGAAGGCAAGCACCTTTTGATTGTGGAAGATATCATTGATTCCGGTCTGACGCTTAACTACTTGCTCGACAACCTGCGCTCCCGCAAGCCGGCCAGCATCAAGATCTGTACGCTGCTTAACAAGCCGGAGCGGCGCAAGGTGGACGTGCAGGTCGACTACAACGGCTTTACCATTCCCGACCATTTCGTGGTCGGCTATGGCCTGGATTACGCGGAAAAGTACCGCAATCTGCCTTTTATCGGCATACTAAAACCGGAGGCCTATAAAAACTGA
- the tilS gene encoding tRNA lysidine(34) synthetase TilS: MLLTKVKTWVERHRLLTAGDRVVAACSGGPDSLALVHILHRLQPAYGFDLVVAHVDHMLRGAESAREAEFVRAFCRQLGLDCRVTAIDVPRVRAERGGSTEEVARALRYAFLRQVADSLGGAKIATGHHRDDQAETVLINFLRGAGPRGLRGMQPAAAGIIRPLLSVTRQEIEAYCAAAGLTPCLDSSNLHTDYLRNRVRLELLPLLAREYNPAIGENLARLAEIMADQHDFLRQCAADAYTHVARETEGRLALDSTALAALPAALRREVLRLAIEKKRGSLTGISFWHVEKLLEMALAGKVGSLFTLPGGLSFVRTYDGLATVDHTEDGARAAVGIAPPGRALTVPGVTEVPELGLIVVAALHDARPAASGRLTAVFDWQALSPPLVVRTRVAGDRFWPAGMQGSKKLKEFFIDAKVPRTERDYVPLICDQDGILWVAGYRQSARGRPDGATRRFLQLTLIRQEEITC; the protein is encoded by the coding sequence ATGCTATTGACAAAGGTTAAGACCTGGGTGGAGCGGCACCGGCTGCTGACGGCCGGCGACCGGGTGGTGGCCGCCTGCTCCGGCGGCCCCGATTCGCTGGCCCTTGTTCATATTTTACACCGGCTGCAGCCAGCCTATGGCTTCGATTTGGTCGTCGCCCATGTCGATCACATGCTGCGCGGCGCCGAATCGGCGCGGGAGGCAGAGTTTGTGCGCGCTTTTTGCCGGCAGCTCGGCCTTGATTGCCGGGTAACGGCGATCGATGTTCCGCGCGTGCGGGCGGAGCGCGGCGGTTCAACCGAGGAGGTGGCCCGGGCGCTACGCTACGCTTTTCTGCGCCAGGTGGCCGATAGCCTGGGCGGGGCGAAAATTGCCACCGGCCATCACCGCGACGATCAGGCCGAAACCGTGCTGATTAATTTTTTGCGCGGCGCAGGACCAAGGGGCTTAAGAGGAATGCAACCGGCCGCCGCCGGTATCATTCGTCCCCTTCTGAGCGTAACGCGGCAGGAAATCGAGGCCTATTGCGCGGCCGCGGGCCTGACGCCTTGCCTGGACAGTTCCAATTTGCACACCGACTATCTTCGCAACCGGGTGCGCCTGGAACTGCTGCCGCTACTGGCGCGCGAGTACAATCCGGCTATCGGGGAAAACCTTGCCCGGCTGGCGGAAATTATGGCCGACCAGCATGATTTTCTCCGGCAGTGCGCCGCCGATGCCTACACGCATGTGGCAAGGGAGACCGAGGGCAGGCTGGCGCTGGACAGTACGGCCCTTGCGGCGCTGCCGGCTGCGCTCCGGCGGGAAGTTTTACGGCTGGCCATCGAAAAAAAACGGGGGAGCCTGACAGGAATAAGTTTTTGGCATGTGGAAAAATTGTTAGAGATGGCGCTTGCCGGCAAGGTGGGCAGTTTGTTTACCCTGCCCGGGGGATTGTCATTCGTCCGGACTTATGATGGACTGGCAACGGTCGACCATACTGAGGACGGTGCAAGGGCAGCTGTTGGCATTGCGCCGCCCGGCCGCGCGCTTACCGTTCCCGGGGTGACCGAAGTGCCGGAGCTTGGCCTAATCGTTGTCGCCGCTTTGCATGACGCGAGGCCGGCGGCGTCAGGCCGCCTAACAGCGGTGTTTGACTGGCAGGCATTGTCACCGCCGCTCGTGGTGCGCACCCGCGTTGCCGGCGACCGGTTTTGGCCCGCTGGCATGCAGGGGAGCAAAAAACTTAAAGAATTTTTTATTGACGCTAAAGTGCCGCGTACCGAGCGCGACTACGTGCCGCTCATTTGCGACCAGGACGGCATCCTGTGGGTAGCCGGTTACCGGCAGTCTGCGCGGGGACGGCCTGATGGCGCGACGCGCCGGTTTTTACAGCTTACTTTAATAAGGCAGGAGGAAATTACGTGTTAG